In Bacteroides sp., a genomic segment contains:
- a CDS encoding metallophosphoesterase family protein, producing MLRLASLLCLVLWSAGASAQQKPTIYIDIPTEKKPWNHIEWNESPAQFQFAIVTDRTGGHRPGVFPMGIRKLNLLQPEFVMSVGDLIEGYTKDTVQLNAEWKEFMSFIEPLEAPFFYVPGNHDITN from the coding sequence ATGCTTCGACTTGCCTCCCTCCTTTGCCTTGTCTTGTGGTCTGCCGGGGCTTCTGCCCAACAGAAACCCACCATCTACATCGACATCCCCACCGAGAAAAAGCCGTGGAACCACATTGAGTGGAACGAGTCCCCGGCCCAGTTCCAGTTTGCCATCGTTACCGACCGCACCGGCGGGCACCGCCCCGGGGTGTTCCCCATGGGGATCCGGAAGCTGAACCTGCTGCAGCCGGAATTTGTGATGAGCGTGGGGGACCTGATAGAAGGGTATACCAAAGACACTGTGCAGCTGAATGCCGAATGGAAGGAGTTTATGAGCTTTATCGAGCCGCTGGAGGCCCCGTTCTTCTATGTGCCCGGGAACCACGACATCACCAAC